A section of the Saccopteryx leptura isolate mSacLep1 chromosome 6, mSacLep1_pri_phased_curated, whole genome shotgun sequence genome encodes:
- the LOC136376537 gene encoding LOW QUALITY PROTEIN: large ribosomal subunit protein eL31-like (The sequence of the model RefSeq protein was modified relative to this genomic sequence to represent the inferred CDS: deleted 2 bases in 1 codon; substituted 2 bases at 2 genomic stop codons) — MAPAKKGGEKENYSVINGVATREYTINIHKYIHGIGFKKCAPQTVREIWEFAKKEMGTLVVHIDTMLNKAVWAKGIRNVLXYPIXVRLSRKHEDEDSPNKLYTLVTYVPVTTFKDL; from the exons ATGGCTCCTGCAAAGAAAGGTGGTGAGAAGGAGAATTATTCTGTCATCAATGGAGTAGCGACTAGAGAATACACCATCAACATTCACAAGTACATCCACGGAATAGGTTTCAAGAAGTGTGCCCCTCAGACAGTCAGAGAGATTTGGGAATTTGCCAAGAAAGAGATGGGAACTCTAGTTGTGCACATTGATACCATGCTCAACAAAGCTGTCTGGGCCAAAGGAATAAGGAATGTCCTG TGATACCCTATCTGAGTGCGATTGTCCAGAAAACATGAGGATGAAGATTCACCAAACAAGCTCTATACTTTGGTCACCTACGTACCTGTCACTACTTTCAAAGATCTATAA